In Amycolatopsis sp. EV170708-02-1, the following are encoded in one genomic region:
- a CDS encoding DUF6463 family protein yields the protein MRTIDKPYEATTTRVRWRDPATWGGILALGGGLFHTVVAGFMRQEVWARIFDEGFFNTVTLDPTPDRLPMAEAFWLSPGSFGVPLLLLGGLVLRHTRRGERVPAWLGSGVVAWAVLLGLLGGFDAGTIALLLVGGLFLAGARFGKNRRGRGRGIMSE from the coding sequence ATGCGGACAATCGATAAACCCTACGAAGCGACCACCACCCGCGTCCGGTGGCGCGACCCGGCCACCTGGGGCGGGATCCTCGCGCTGGGCGGCGGCCTCTTCCACACCGTCGTCGCCGGCTTCATGCGCCAGGAAGTCTGGGCGCGGATCTTCGACGAAGGATTCTTCAACACGGTCACGCTGGACCCCACGCCCGACCGGCTCCCCATGGCCGAGGCGTTCTGGCTCAGCCCTGGCAGTTTCGGGGTGCCGCTGCTTCTGCTCGGCGGGCTGGTGCTCCGGCACACCCGGCGCGGCGAACGCGTGCCCGCCTGGCTGGGCTCGGGCGTCGTCGCATGGGCGGTCCTGCTCGGACTGCTGGGCGGTTTCGACGCCGGGACGATCGCCCTGCTGCTGGTCGGCGGGCTGTTCCTGGCGGGCGCCAGGTTCGGGAAGAACCGGCGCGGACGTGGTCGTGGAATCATGAGTGAATGA
- a CDS encoding aminotransferase class V-fold PLP-dependent enzyme: MTELRDLLADVAARVTRYRESVADAPVFPDDTTGVREKLGELPEKPVPPVDVIRRLADAVEPALVANTGPRYFGFVTGGALDAATAADMLATGWDQPAFNQITSPAAAIVEEVAGEWLKEVLGLPAGASFGFVTGGQGANTVGLAAARHHLLARAGWDVERRGLHGAPPLRVVAGEERHASIDRSLRLLGLGTDAVRPVRANGQGAIDVAELERTLDGPAIVCLQAGNVNTGAFDDFAAATEIAHRHDAWVHIDGAFGLWAAAAPSLRRLTTGLGRADSWAVDGHKWLNVPYDSGYAFCAHPESHRAAMAVTAAYLTGQGAGGVRAPGDFVPESSRRARGFATWAALSELGREGIAEMVERCCALARRFAEKLEACDGVTVVNDVVLNQVLVAFDGETDGVVEALQRSGECWMGATTWHGRRLMRISVSNWSTTEADVDRSVDAIRAAWKSDQESRSVQNRSHLA, translated from the coding sequence ATGACCGAGTTGCGGGATCTGCTGGCCGACGTCGCCGCCCGCGTCACCCGCTACCGCGAAAGCGTCGCCGACGCCCCGGTCTTCCCGGACGACACGACGGGTGTCCGGGAGAAGCTCGGTGAACTGCCCGAGAAACCCGTCCCGCCCGTCGACGTGATCCGGCGGCTGGCCGACGCCGTCGAGCCGGCGCTGGTGGCGAACACCGGGCCGAGGTACTTCGGTTTCGTCACCGGTGGCGCGCTCGACGCCGCGACCGCGGCCGACATGCTGGCGACCGGTTGGGACCAGCCCGCGTTCAACCAGATCACCTCGCCGGCCGCCGCGATCGTCGAAGAAGTGGCGGGCGAGTGGCTCAAGGAGGTCCTCGGCCTGCCGGCCGGTGCCTCCTTCGGCTTCGTGACGGGCGGGCAGGGCGCGAACACGGTCGGCCTGGCCGCCGCCCGGCATCACCTGCTGGCGCGGGCCGGATGGGACGTCGAGCGCCGGGGACTGCACGGAGCGCCACCGCTGCGGGTCGTCGCCGGGGAAGAGCGGCACGCGTCGATCGACCGGTCCCTCCGCCTGCTCGGCCTGGGCACCGACGCCGTGCGGCCGGTGCGCGCGAACGGTCAAGGCGCCATCGACGTCGCCGAACTCGAGCGGACGCTCGACGGGCCCGCAATCGTTTGCCTCCAGGCCGGGAACGTGAACACCGGCGCGTTCGACGACTTCGCCGCCGCGACGGAGATCGCCCACCGGCACGACGCGTGGGTCCACATCGACGGCGCGTTCGGGCTCTGGGCGGCCGCCGCCCCGTCACTCCGGCGGCTGACCACGGGGCTGGGAAGGGCCGATTCCTGGGCGGTCGACGGGCACAAGTGGCTCAACGTCCCGTACGACAGCGGCTACGCGTTCTGCGCGCACCCCGAATCGCACCGGGCAGCCATGGCGGTCACCGCCGCATACCTGACCGGCCAGGGCGCCGGCGGCGTGCGAGCGCCGGGCGACTTCGTGCCCGAGTCGTCCCGGCGCGCGCGAGGATTCGCGACGTGGGCCGCGCTCAGCGAACTCGGCCGCGAGGGGATCGCCGAGATGGTCGAACGATGCTGCGCGCTGGCCAGGAGGTTCGCCGAGAAACTCGAAGCGTGCGACGGCGTCACCGTCGTGAACGACGTGGTGCTGAACCAGGTGCTCGTCGCTTTCGACGGCGAAACGGACGGCGTCGTCGAAGCCCTCCAGCGGTCCGGCGAGTGCTGGATGGGCGCGACCACTTGGCACGGACGGCGGCTGATGCGCATCTCCGTGTCGAACTGGAGCACGACCGAAGCCGACGTCGACCGCAGTGTCGACGCGATCCGGGCGGCGTGGAAGAGCGATCAGGAATCGAGAAGCGTCCAGAACCGGTCTCACCTAGCGTGA
- a CDS encoding VOC family protein gives MDIAIHGSFLPQTDPEAALAFYRDLLGFEVRNDVGYDGMRWLTVGPPGQPVSIVLHPPAVDPGITEDERRVINEMMAKGTYAGILFSSDDLDGLFKHLQEAGAEIIQEPTDQPYGLRDGAVRDPSGNLIRIQQRV, from the coding sequence ATGGACATCGCCATTCACGGGAGCTTCCTCCCACAGACCGACCCCGAAGCCGCACTGGCCTTCTACCGCGACCTCCTCGGCTTCGAGGTGCGCAACGACGTCGGCTACGACGGCATGCGCTGGCTCACCGTCGGCCCGCCGGGGCAGCCCGTGTCGATCGTGCTGCACCCGCCCGCCGTCGACCCGGGGATCACCGAGGACGAACGCCGGGTGATCAACGAGATGATGGCCAAGGGCACGTACGCGGGGATCCTGTTCTCCTCCGACGACCTCGACGGGCTCTTCAAGCACCTGCAGGAGGCGGGCGCCGAGATCATCCAGGAGCCCACCGACCAGCCGTACGGCCTGCGTGACGGCGCGGTCCGCGACCCGTCCGGGAACCTGATCCGTATCCAGCAGCGCGTCTGA